One genomic window of Magnolia sinica isolate HGM2019 chromosome 3, MsV1, whole genome shotgun sequence includes the following:
- the LOC131240544 gene encoding uncharacterized protein LOC131240544 isoform X1 encodes MEMLLQDAIYPTEQQLQLEGISSPITAQMFDFSSHDFFPETFQPSQVSSSSACCFDENSYLTDLTFPSFTSDGITKFSNNSSSGSNNNISTDDQTNNNNEENNYNYNYNEDDNLTFFLDSQQETEPDASATLTMLSVPPPLPPPHENENQQFDISTLESQIPLTDVISINGDCSEVAPPPLLLPSFEEECPPPLQSYVNLDPALAPCSVLEISGMDTFFAGNSNGISMEGSGMFPGSSILELQTQELDFQGENRSIYCSESVYSCEDIQAINEKHQQLVVSGCGSPANLTSELSTFDESAFKVKRLSVEERKEKIHRYLKKRNERNFTKKIKYACRKTLADSRPRVRGRFAKSDEFGEVSRPSYSNHEDEDDDEIQAVHHIRPSAYPSTKVGQFTHQVGVKEEEEMLDCSEIFAHISGVNSFMCNYPIQSWM; translated from the exons ATGGAAATGTTGTTACAGGACGCAATTTATCCGACGGAGCAGCAGCTTCAGCTC GAGGGTATTTCAAGCCCCATTACAGCTCAAATGTTCGATTTCTCCAGCCATGATTTCTTCCCTGAAACCTTCCAACCCTCCCAAGTCTCTTCCTCCTCAGCCTGCTGCTTCGATGAAAACTCCTATCTTACTGACCTTACCTTTCCTTCATTCACATCCGACGGCATAACAAAGTtcagcaacaacagcagcagcggcAGCAACAACAACATTAGTACTGACGATCAAACCAACAACAACAATGAAGAAAACAACTACAACTACAACTATAACGAAGATGACAACCTCACCTTTTTCCTCGATTCCCAACAAGAGACCGAACCTGATGCCTCCGCCACCTTAACGATGCTTTCcgttcctcctcctcttcctcctccccATGAAAACGAAAACCAGCAATTCGACATCTCGACGTTAGAATCTCAAATCCCATTAACGGATGTCATTAGCATTAACGGTGATTGCTCTGAAGTTGCACCACCACCGCTGTTGCTGCCTTCTTTTGAAGAGGAGTGCCCGCCACCATTGCAGTCTTATGTGAATCTGGATCCGGCATTGGCACCATGTTCTGTTCTTGAAATTTCTGGTATGGATACTTTCTTCGCGGGAAATTCAAATGGGATATCCATGGAAGGTTCTGGAATGTTTCCAGGAAGTTCTATTTTAGAGTTGCAGACACAGGAATTGGATTTTCAGGGAGAGAATAGGAGCATCTATTGTTCGGAATCAGTTTACAGCTGTGAAGATATACAG GCCATAAATGAAAAGCATCAGCAGCTGGTGGTGAGCGGGTGtggaagtccagcgaaccttacATCCGAGCTGTCCACCTTTGACGAGTCCGCGTTCAAAGTAAAGAGACTCTCCgttgaagaaagaaaagagaagattcaTAGATACCTCAAGAAGAGGAATGAGAGGAATTTCACTAAAAAGAtcaag TATGCATGCCGGAAGACGCTAGCCGACAGCCGTCCACGTGTCAGGGGAAGATTCGCAAAGAGCGACGAATTTGGAGAGGTGTCGAGGCCCAGCTACAGCAatcatgaagatgaagatgacgaTGAA atccaagctgttcatcacaTCCGTCCATCTGCTTACCCAAGCACAAAAGTAGGCCAGTTCACGCATCAG GTAGGggtgaaagaagaagaggagatgcTTGATTGCTCAGAAATCTTTGCCCATATCAGTGGAGTGAATTCCTTCATGTGCAACTACCCTATTCAATCTTGgatgtga
- the LOC131240544 gene encoding uncharacterized protein LOC131240544 isoform X2 — MEMLLQDAIYPTEQQLQLEGISSPITAQMFDFSSHDFFPETFQPSQVSSSSACCFDENSYLTDLTFPSFTSDGITKFSNNSSSGSNNNISTDDQTNNNNEENNYNYNYNEDDNLTFFLDSQQETEPDASATLTMLSVPPPLPPPHENENQQFDISTLESQIPLTDVISINGDCSEVAPPPLLLPSFEEECPPPLQSYVNLDPALAPCSVLEISGMDTFFAGNSNGISMEGSGMFPGSSILELQTQELDFQGENRSIYCSESVYSCEDIQAINEKHQQLVVSGCGSPANLTSELSTFDESAFKVKRLSVEERKEKIHRYLKKRNERNFTKKIKYACRKTLADSRPRVRGRFAKSDEFGEVSRPSYSNHEDEDDDEVGVKEEEEMLDCSEIFAHISGVNSFMCNYPIQSWM, encoded by the exons ATGGAAATGTTGTTACAGGACGCAATTTATCCGACGGAGCAGCAGCTTCAGCTC GAGGGTATTTCAAGCCCCATTACAGCTCAAATGTTCGATTTCTCCAGCCATGATTTCTTCCCTGAAACCTTCCAACCCTCCCAAGTCTCTTCCTCCTCAGCCTGCTGCTTCGATGAAAACTCCTATCTTACTGACCTTACCTTTCCTTCATTCACATCCGACGGCATAACAAAGTtcagcaacaacagcagcagcggcAGCAACAACAACATTAGTACTGACGATCAAACCAACAACAACAATGAAGAAAACAACTACAACTACAACTATAACGAAGATGACAACCTCACCTTTTTCCTCGATTCCCAACAAGAGACCGAACCTGATGCCTCCGCCACCTTAACGATGCTTTCcgttcctcctcctcttcctcctccccATGAAAACGAAAACCAGCAATTCGACATCTCGACGTTAGAATCTCAAATCCCATTAACGGATGTCATTAGCATTAACGGTGATTGCTCTGAAGTTGCACCACCACCGCTGTTGCTGCCTTCTTTTGAAGAGGAGTGCCCGCCACCATTGCAGTCTTATGTGAATCTGGATCCGGCATTGGCACCATGTTCTGTTCTTGAAATTTCTGGTATGGATACTTTCTTCGCGGGAAATTCAAATGGGATATCCATGGAAGGTTCTGGAATGTTTCCAGGAAGTTCTATTTTAGAGTTGCAGACACAGGAATTGGATTTTCAGGGAGAGAATAGGAGCATCTATTGTTCGGAATCAGTTTACAGCTGTGAAGATATACAG GCCATAAATGAAAAGCATCAGCAGCTGGTGGTGAGCGGGTGtggaagtccagcgaaccttacATCCGAGCTGTCCACCTTTGACGAGTCCGCGTTCAAAGTAAAGAGACTCTCCgttgaagaaagaaaagagaagattcaTAGATACCTCAAGAAGAGGAATGAGAGGAATTTCACTAAAAAGAtcaag TATGCATGCCGGAAGACGCTAGCCGACAGCCGTCCACGTGTCAGGGGAAGATTCGCAAAGAGCGACGAATTTGGAGAGGTGTCGAGGCCCAGCTACAGCAatcatgaagatgaagatgacgaTGAA GTAGGggtgaaagaagaagaggagatgcTTGATTGCTCAGAAATCTTTGCCCATATCAGTGGAGTGAATTCCTTCATGTGCAACTACCCTATTCAATCTTGgatgtga